CCGCGCAGCAGCGGCACCTTCTTCACTTCGCGGTCCGTCACGCTGACGAACTGTTCGGCCGTATCGAGAATATGCGTGACGATCGCGCGCGGCAGGCCTTCGATGGTCAGCAGATGCTTCAGCTCGCCGTTCTTCGTGAGCTGCGGATTGCCCTTCAGGAAACCGTAGCGAAAACGGTCCGCTGAAGCAGCACCGTCGTTCGGTTGGCTGGAACCTTGGGAAACCGGGTTGGGCGTATTCATGGTGTTCCTGAATCAGACTGGGGACTACGTGTGTTGCCCGTATTGCTTTCGATGCCGACGCGCCGCGCTCAATCCGCGCGCGGCTCGGTGTGAAACGCGAAGCGCTCGCCGTCGCGCGACAGCACGAGCGTCGCATCGGCCGGCACGTCGATCGTGCCACCGACGAAGCGCGCCGCCACCGGCAACTCGCGCCCGCCGCGATCGGCCAGCACTGCGAGTTCGACCGATGCGGGACGCCCGTAGTCATAGAGTTCGTTCAGTGCGGCGCGCACGGTGCGGCCCGTGTACAGCACGTCGTCGACGAGCACGATGCGGCGGCCTTCGACTGCGAACGGCAATGACGTGGGACTGGCCTGCGTGTGCAAGCCTTTCTTCGCGTAGTCGTCGCGATGCAGCGCGACGTTAACGACGCCGAACGTCGACACGTTCAGGTCTTTCGCGAGACGCTCGGCGAGCCACGCGCCGCCGCTGTAGATGCCGGCGAGCACCGCGCCATCGGCGCCACCCAGCGCGTCGCCGTATGCGTCGCGAATCTGTTCGAGCACGGCGCGATAAAGCGCTTCGGCGTCAATGGAACTCATGATCGTCGCTTGGTCCATCCAGACTTAGTCCGTCCAGATATTGCTGAAGAATGATGCTCGCGGCTTCGGCGTCGAGCATGCCCGCCTGCCGCGATCCGCTGCGGATGCCCGCCTCTGCTTCCACCGACGTATAACGTTCGT
This genomic interval from Paraburkholderia sabiae contains the following:
- the pyrR gene encoding bifunctional pyr operon transcriptional regulator/uracil phosphoribosyltransferase PyrR, which translates into the protein MSSIDAEALYRAVLEQIRDAYGDALGGADGAVLAGIYSGGAWLAERLAKDLNVSTFGVVNVALHRDDYAKKGLHTQASPTSLPFAVEGRRIVLVDDVLYTGRTVRAALNELYDYGRPASVELAVLADRGGRELPVAARFVGGTIDVPADATLVLSRDGERFAFHTEPRAD